In Acipenser ruthenus chromosome 58, fAciRut3.2 maternal haplotype, whole genome shotgun sequence, a genomic segment contains:
- the LOC117407633 gene encoding zinc finger protein 184-like isoform X10: MRTDQPYSKEVSEMEAAHISPELPIRWVVSADRTVEIKEEVTELGCDQANERSLQEETPPSSITERDMKLPEVEPVPIKEETPEDLEPVHIKKEVTALEPVHMNEDSPVLQSVYIQMVVLNPITLFNVQGSHNGKSFSQLQSLAVHQPHHTGAKPHHCNKCGKSFTHLRNFKRHQRVHTGEKPHQCNKCGKRFPDVGSLKRHQRVHTGEKPYQCDECGKCFTQSGKVKKHQRVHSGEKPHQCNACGKCFTELGSLKTHQRVHTGEKPHQCSECGKRFAVLAGLKTHQRIHTGEKPHQCNECGKSFIQSGKLKRHQRVHTGEKPHQCNECEKSFAVLASLKTHQRFHTGERPYHCNQCGKLFAALRNLKTHQQIHTGEKSYQCSQCEKRFNRLANLKRHQRVHTRETTTIY, encoded by the exons a TGAGAACGGATCAGCCTTACTCAAAGGAAGTTTCtgagatggaagcagctcacatcagcccagagcttcctattcgatgggttgtttctgcagacaggactgttgagatcaaggaggaagtgactgagctggggtgtgaccaggccaatgagcggagcctgcaggaggaaacgccaccttctagtatcactgagagag ATATGAAGCTTCCTGAAGTGGAACCTGTCCCCATTAAAGAAGAGACTCCAGAAGATctagagcctgtccacattaagaAAGAAGTCACAGCTCTGGAACCTGTCCACATGAACGAGGATAGTCCTGTACTACAATCAGTTTATATTCAAATGgttgttctcaatcctataaccttATTCAACGTGCAGGGTTCACATAATGGGAAGAGCTTCTCTCAATTACAAAGTCTTGCAGTACACCAGCCACATCACACAGGAGCtaaaccacaccactgtaataaatgtggaaagagcttcactCATTTGAGAAactttaaaagacaccagcgagttcacacaggcgagaaacctCACCAGTGTAATAAATGTGGGAAGAGGTTCCCTGATGTAGGAagtcttaaaagacaccagcgagttcacacaggagagaaaccataccaGTGTGATGAGTGTGGAAAGTGCTTTACTCAATCAGGAAAAgttaaaaaacaccagcgagttcattcaggagagaaaccacaccagtGCAATGCATGTGGAAAGTGCTTTACAGAGTTAGGaagccttaaaacacaccagcgagttcacacaggagagaaaccacaccagtGTAGTGAATGTGGGAAACGCTTCGCTGTGTTAGCAGGCCTTAAAACACatcagcgcattcacacaggagagaaaccacatcagTGTAATGAATGTGGAAAAAGCTTCATTCAATCAGGAAaacttaaaagacaccagcgagttcacacaggagagaaaccacaccagtGTAATGAATGCGAGAAGAGCTTTGCCGTATTAGCaagccttaaaacacaccagagatttcacacaggagagagaccGTACCACTGTAATCAATGCGGGAAGCTCTTTGCTGCATTAAGaaaccttaaaacacaccagcaaattcacacaggagaaaaatcGTACCAGTGTAGTCAATGTGAGAAGAGATTTAATCGATTAGCaaatcttaaaagacaccagcgagttcacacgAGAGAAACAACAACTATATATTAA
- the LOC117407633 gene encoding zinc finger protein 431-like isoform X2 encodes MPRRCVAGGCSNTNEGRFKLHKWPKRPEVARVWTAFVRKTSASWRKPTKWSHLCSAHFEERCYETTAIARSCGIQPRLRADASPTVKPKKATVVAKTRPFKSPHKRVRLQTKHDELSGSAGVLVFVSPLDLLASADVSLTQQEENSKKLDPSFSTVFTSTPQIKEKFTRWKISISKEREYRVRTDQPHSKEVSEMEAAHISPELPIRWVVSADRTVEIKEEVTELGCDQANERILQEETPPSSITERGIGMKLVRLGRREESEMASSRITVEAPELKPALIKEESPVLESVHIKQESPELESVHIKRVVLNSKPLSSLQGSLPCPGCGESFNPEGNLETSSGKTLHRCAGCVKTFRESGILNGQQQTGTGKTPYNCHECGADFRHHSTVKHHLRVLKVQLGYPCERQDSEMEPVHIKEELPELDPVHVKEELPELEPVHITEETPALEPVQINEESPEVESAERQHLSVEEREHDSTPLLQCKNSPSDKPQCKKHRETTPQEEKQLIVKIPSVQVLFFLESAETARSVCVTDSETQGNLKTLPCSTEDGKSSCQLDSPETHKGNHTGGTAFPCADCGKRFSNLAHLKRHQRVHSGEKPHHCNDCGRSFTQLGSFKTHQLIHTGQKTHHCNSCDKRFSRSEYLKAHQRIHTGEKPHHCNDCGKRFTQLGNLKKHQLIHTDEKPHHCNTCEKRFSRSEYLKHHQRIHTGEKPHHCNYCGRSFTQFGSLKTHQLIHTGEKPHHCNDCGKCFTQLGNLKIHQRIHTGEKPHHCNECGRSFTRIDNLKMHQRIHTGEKPHHCNDCGKSFTELGHLKRHQLIHAAAKP; translated from the exons ATGCCTCGTCGATGTGTCGCAGGGGGTTGTAGCAACACAAACGAAGGCAGGTTTAAACTTCACAAGTGGCCGAAGCGACCAGAGGTCGCCAGGGTTTGGACGGCGTTTGTCCGGAAAACGAGCGCCTCCTGGAGGAAGCCGACAAAATGGTCGCACTTGTGCTCTGCCCATTTCGAGGAGCGGTGCTACGAGACGACAGCGATTGCCAGGTCCTGTGGTATCCAGCCTCGACTGAGAGCCGATGCGTCCCCCACAGTTAAACCAAAGAAGGCAACAGTTGTAGCGAAAACAAGACCTTTTAAGTCTCCTCATAAACGTGTGAGACTCCAGACAAAACACGACGAGCTGAGCGGGTCTGCGGGTGTGCTTGTTTTCGTGTCACCGTTAGACTTACTGGCGTCAGCTGACGTTTCCttgacccagcaagaggaaaacAGTAAGAAACTGGACCCCAGTTTTTCCACAGTATTCACTTCGACCCCCCAAATTAAAGAAAAGTTTACCAGGTGGAAGATCAGCATTTCGAAAGAGAGAGAATACAGGG TGAGAACGGATCAGCCTCACTCAAAGGAAGTTTCtgagatggaagcagctcacatcagcccagagcttcctattcgatgggttgtttctgcagacaggactgttgagatcaaggaggaagtgactgagctggggtgtgaccaggccaatgagcggatcctgcaggaggaaaccccaccttctagcatcactgagagag gtattggTATGAAATTGGTACGTCTTGGTAGAAGAGAAGAATCAGAAATGGCATCTTCTCGCATTACAGTGGAGGCCCCTGAACTGAAACCTGCCctcattaaagaggagagtcctgtgctAGAATCAGTCCACATTAAACAGGAGAGCCctgaactagaatcagtccatattaaaaggGTTGTTCTCAATTCTAAACCCTTAAGCAGCTTGCAGGGCTCTCTTCCCTGTCCTGGATGTGGGGAGAGTTTTAATCCTGAAGGAAACCTTGAAACATCTTCTGGAAAGACTCTGCATCGCTGTGCTGGATGTGTGAAGACTTTCAGGGAGTCAGGAATCCTGAACGGACAGCAGCAAACAGGcactggaaagactccatataacTGTCATGAATGCGGGGCAGATTTCAGACACCACAGCACCGTGAAACACCACCTGCGAGTTCTGAAGGTACAGCTGGGTTATCCTTGTGAAAGGCAGGATTCAGagatggagcctgtccacattaaagaggagcttCCTGAACTAGACCCTGTCCATGTGAAAGAGGAGCTTCCTGAGCTGGAACCTGTCCACATTACAGAGGAGACCCCGGCACTTGAACCTGTCCAGATTAACGAGGAAAGTCCCGAGGTAGAATCAGCAGAACGTCAACACCTTTCAG TAGAAGAaagagaacacgactccactccattactgcagtgcaaaaactcTCCCAGTGACAAACCTCAGTGCAAGAAGCACAGAGAGACGACGCCCCAAGAAGAAAAACAATTAATTGTTAAAATCCCTTCTGTACAAGTGCTGTTTTTTCTGGAGAGTGCAGAGACTGCACGTTCTGTGTGTGTGACcgattctgaaacccagggcaacttgaagaccttgccttGTTCTACTGAAGatgggaagagttcctgtcagTTAGACTctcctgaaactcacaagggaaatcacACAGGAGGGACTGcatttccctgtgctgattgtgggaagagattcagtaaTTTAGcacaccttaaaagacaccagcgtgtTCACTCAGGAGAGAAGCCACACCACTGTAATGATTGTGGGAGAAGTTTCACTCAATTAGGAAGTTTTAAAACACACCAATTAATCCACACAGGACAGAAAACACACCACTGTAATTCATGTGACAAGAGGTTCTCTCGATCAGAATATCTTAAagcacaccagcgcattcacactggagagaaaccacaccactgtaatgaTTGTGGGAAGCGCTTCACTCAATTAGgaaatcttaaaaaacaccaacTAATTCACACAGACgagaaaccacaccactgtaatACATGTGAGAAGAGGTTCTCTCGATCAGAATATCTTAAAcatcaccagcgaattcacacaggagagaagccacacCACTGTAATTATTGTGGGAGAAGTTTCACTCAATTTGGAAGTCTTAAAACACACCAAttaatccacactggagagaaaccacaccatTGTAATGATTGTGGGAAGTGCTTCACTCAATTAGGAAATCTTAAAATACACCAACGgatacacacaggagagaaaccacaccactgtaatgaatgtggaaGAAGTTTCACTCGAATAGACAACCTTAAAAtgcaccaacgaattcacacaggagagaaaccacaccactgcaatgactgtgggaagagcttcactgAATTAGGACATCTTAAAAGACACCAATTAATTCACGCAGCAGCGAAACCCTGA
- the LOC117407633 gene encoding zinc finger protein 665-like isoform X1 yields the protein MPRRCVAGGCSNTNEGRFKLHKWPKRPEVARVWTAFVRKTSASWRKPTKWSHLCSAHFEERCYETTAIARSCGIQPRLRADASPTVKPKKATVVAKTRPFKSPHKRVRLQTKHDELSGSAGVLVFVSPLDLLASADVSLTQQEENSKKLDPSFSTVFTSTPQIKEKFTRWKISISKEREYRVRTDQPHSKEVSEMEAAHISPELPIRWVVSADRTVEIKEEVTELGCDQANERILQEETPPSSITERGIGMKLVRLGRREESEMASSRITVEAPELKPALIKEESPVLESVHIKQESPELESVHIKRVVLNSKPLSSLQGSLPCPGCGESFNPEGNLETSSGKTLHRCAGCVKTFRESGILNGQQQTGTGKTPYNCHECGADFRHHSTVKHHLRVLKVQLGYPCERQDSEMEPVHIKEELPELDPVHVKEELPELEPVHITEETPALEPVQINEESPEVESAERQHLSGSKVEEREHDSTPLLQCKNSPSDKPQCKKHRETTPQEEKQLIVKIPSVQVLFFLESAETARSVCVTDSETQGNLKTLPCSTEDGKSSCQLDSPETHKGNHTGGTAFPCADCGKRFSNLAHLKRHQRVHSGEKPHHCNDCGRSFTQLGSFKTHQLIHTGQKTHHCNSCDKRFSRSEYLKAHQRIHTGEKPHHCNDCGKRFTQLGNLKKHQLIHTDEKPHHCNTCEKRFSRSEYLKHHQRIHTGEKPHHCNYCGRSFTQFGSLKTHQLIHTGEKPHHCNDCGKCFTQLGNLKIHQRIHTGEKPHHCNECGRSFTRIDNLKMHQRIHTGEKPHHCNDCGKSFTELGHLKRHQLIHAAAKP from the exons ATGCCTCGTCGATGTGTCGCAGGGGGTTGTAGCAACACAAACGAAGGCAGGTTTAAACTTCACAAGTGGCCGAAGCGACCAGAGGTCGCCAGGGTTTGGACGGCGTTTGTCCGGAAAACGAGCGCCTCCTGGAGGAAGCCGACAAAATGGTCGCACTTGTGCTCTGCCCATTTCGAGGAGCGGTGCTACGAGACGACAGCGATTGCCAGGTCCTGTGGTATCCAGCCTCGACTGAGAGCCGATGCGTCCCCCACAGTTAAACCAAAGAAGGCAACAGTTGTAGCGAAAACAAGACCTTTTAAGTCTCCTCATAAACGTGTGAGACTCCAGACAAAACACGACGAGCTGAGCGGGTCTGCGGGTGTGCTTGTTTTCGTGTCACCGTTAGACTTACTGGCGTCAGCTGACGTTTCCttgacccagcaagaggaaaacAGTAAGAAACTGGACCCCAGTTTTTCCACAGTATTCACTTCGACCCCCCAAATTAAAGAAAAGTTTACCAGGTGGAAGATCAGCATTTCGAAAGAGAGAGAATACAGGG TGAGAACGGATCAGCCTCACTCAAAGGAAGTTTCtgagatggaagcagctcacatcagcccagagcttcctattcgatgggttgtttctgcagacaggactgttgagatcaaggaggaagtgactgagctggggtgtgaccaggccaatgagcggatcctgcaggaggaaaccccaccttctagcatcactgagagag gtattggTATGAAATTGGTACGTCTTGGTAGAAGAGAAGAATCAGAAATGGCATCTTCTCGCATTACAGTGGAGGCCCCTGAACTGAAACCTGCCctcattaaagaggagagtcctgtgctAGAATCAGTCCACATTAAACAGGAGAGCCctgaactagaatcagtccatattaaaaggGTTGTTCTCAATTCTAAACCCTTAAGCAGCTTGCAGGGCTCTCTTCCCTGTCCTGGATGTGGGGAGAGTTTTAATCCTGAAGGAAACCTTGAAACATCTTCTGGAAAGACTCTGCATCGCTGTGCTGGATGTGTGAAGACTTTCAGGGAGTCAGGAATCCTGAACGGACAGCAGCAAACAGGcactggaaagactccatataacTGTCATGAATGCGGGGCAGATTTCAGACACCACAGCACCGTGAAACACCACCTGCGAGTTCTGAAGGTACAGCTGGGTTATCCTTGTGAAAGGCAGGATTCAGagatggagcctgtccacattaaagaggagcttCCTGAACTAGACCCTGTCCATGTGAAAGAGGAGCTTCCTGAGCTGGAACCTGTCCACATTACAGAGGAGACCCCGGCACTTGAACCTGTCCAGATTAACGAGGAAAGTCCCGAGGTAGAATCAGCAGAACGTCAACACCTTTCAG GTTCTAAAGTAGAAGAaagagaacacgactccactccattactgcagtgcaaaaactcTCCCAGTGACAAACCTCAGTGCAAGAAGCACAGAGAGACGACGCCCCAAGAAGAAAAACAATTAATTGTTAAAATCCCTTCTGTACAAGTGCTGTTTTTTCTGGAGAGTGCAGAGACTGCACGTTCTGTGTGTGTGACcgattctgaaacccagggcaacttgaagaccttgccttGTTCTACTGAAGatgggaagagttcctgtcagTTAGACTctcctgaaactcacaagggaaatcacACAGGAGGGACTGcatttccctgtgctgattgtgggaagagattcagtaaTTTAGcacaccttaaaagacaccagcgtgtTCACTCAGGAGAGAAGCCACACCACTGTAATGATTGTGGGAGAAGTTTCACTCAATTAGGAAGTTTTAAAACACACCAATTAATCCACACAGGACAGAAAACACACCACTGTAATTCATGTGACAAGAGGTTCTCTCGATCAGAATATCTTAAagcacaccagcgcattcacactggagagaaaccacaccactgtaatgaTTGTGGGAAGCGCTTCACTCAATTAGgaaatcttaaaaaacaccaacTAATTCACACAGACgagaaaccacaccactgtaatACATGTGAGAAGAGGTTCTCTCGATCAGAATATCTTAAAcatcaccagcgaattcacacaggagagaagccacacCACTGTAATTATTGTGGGAGAAGTTTCACTCAATTTGGAAGTCTTAAAACACACCAAttaatccacactggagagaaaccacaccatTGTAATGATTGTGGGAAGTGCTTCACTCAATTAGGAAATCTTAAAATACACCAACGgatacacacaggagagaaaccacaccactgtaatgaatgtggaaGAAGTTTCACTCGAATAGACAACCTTAAAAtgcaccaacgaattcacacaggagagaaaccacaccactgcaatgactgtgggaagagcttcactgAATTAGGACATCTTAAAAGACACCAATTAATTCACGCAGCAGCGAAACCCTGA
- the LOC117407633 gene encoding zinc finger protein 436-like isoform X4: protein MRTDQPHSKEVSEMEAAHISPELPIRWVVSADRTVEIKEEVTELGCDQANERILQEETPPSSITERGIGMKLVRLGRREESEMASSRITVEAPELKPALIKEESPVLESVHIKQESPELESVHIKRVVLNSKPLSSLQGSLPCPGCGESFNPEGNLETSSGKTLHRCAGCVKTFRESGILNGQQQTGTGKTPYNCHECGADFRHHSTVKHHLRVLKVQLGYPCERQDSEMEPVHIKEELPELDPVHVKEELPELEPVHITEETPALEPVQINEESPEVESAERQHLSGSKVEEREHDSTPLLQCKNSPSDKPQCKKHRETTPQEEKQLIVKIPSVQVLFFLESAETARSVCVTDSETQGNLKTLPCSTEDGKSSCQLDSPETHKGNHTGGTAFPCADCGKRFSNLAHLKRHQRVHSGEKPHHCNDCGRSFTQLGSFKTHQLIHTGQKTHHCNSCDKRFSRSEYLKAHQRIHTGEKPHHCNDCGKRFTQLGNLKKHQLIHTDEKPHHCNTCEKRFSRSEYLKHHQRIHTGEKPHHCNYCGRSFTQFGSLKTHQLIHTGEKPHHCNDCGKCFTQLGNLKIHQRIHTGEKPHHCNECGRSFTRIDNLKMHQRIHTGEKPHHCNDCGKSFTELGHLKRHQLIHAAAKP, encoded by the exons a TGAGAACGGATCAGCCTCACTCAAAGGAAGTTTCtgagatggaagcagctcacatcagcccagagcttcctattcgatgggttgtttctgcagacaggactgttgagatcaaggaggaagtgactgagctggggtgtgaccaggccaatgagcggatcctgcaggaggaaaccccaccttctagcatcactgagagag gtattggTATGAAATTGGTACGTCTTGGTAGAAGAGAAGAATCAGAAATGGCATCTTCTCGCATTACAGTGGAGGCCCCTGAACTGAAACCTGCCctcattaaagaggagagtcctgtgctAGAATCAGTCCACATTAAACAGGAGAGCCctgaactagaatcagtccatattaaaaggGTTGTTCTCAATTCTAAACCCTTAAGCAGCTTGCAGGGCTCTCTTCCCTGTCCTGGATGTGGGGAGAGTTTTAATCCTGAAGGAAACCTTGAAACATCTTCTGGAAAGACTCTGCATCGCTGTGCTGGATGTGTGAAGACTTTCAGGGAGTCAGGAATCCTGAACGGACAGCAGCAAACAGGcactggaaagactccatataacTGTCATGAATGCGGGGCAGATTTCAGACACCACAGCACCGTGAAACACCACCTGCGAGTTCTGAAGGTACAGCTGGGTTATCCTTGTGAAAGGCAGGATTCAGagatggagcctgtccacattaaagaggagcttCCTGAACTAGACCCTGTCCATGTGAAAGAGGAGCTTCCTGAGCTGGAACCTGTCCACATTACAGAGGAGACCCCGGCACTTGAACCTGTCCAGATTAACGAGGAAAGTCCCGAGGTAGAATCAGCAGAACGTCAACACCTTTCAG GTTCTAAAGTAGAAGAaagagaacacgactccactccattactgcagtgcaaaaactcTCCCAGTGACAAACCTCAGTGCAAGAAGCACAGAGAGACGACGCCCCAAGAAGAAAAACAATTAATTGTTAAAATCCCTTCTGTACAAGTGCTGTTTTTTCTGGAGAGTGCAGAGACTGCACGTTCTGTGTGTGTGACcgattctgaaacccagggcaacttgaagaccttgccttGTTCTACTGAAGatgggaagagttcctgtcagTTAGACTctcctgaaactcacaagggaaatcacACAGGAGGGACTGcatttccctgtgctgattgtgggaagagattcagtaaTTTAGcacaccttaaaagacaccagcgtgtTCACTCAGGAGAGAAGCCACACCACTGTAATGATTGTGGGAGAAGTTTCACTCAATTAGGAAGTTTTAAAACACACCAATTAATCCACACAGGACAGAAAACACACCACTGTAATTCATGTGACAAGAGGTTCTCTCGATCAGAATATCTTAAagcacaccagcgcattcacactggagagaaaccacaccactgtaatgaTTGTGGGAAGCGCTTCACTCAATTAGgaaatcttaaaaaacaccaacTAATTCACACAGACgagaaaccacaccactgtaatACATGTGAGAAGAGGTTCTCTCGATCAGAATATCTTAAAcatcaccagcgaattcacacaggagagaagccacacCACTGTAATTATTGTGGGAGAAGTTTCACTCAATTTGGAAGTCTTAAAACACACCAAttaatccacactggagagaaaccacaccatTGTAATGATTGTGGGAAGTGCTTCACTCAATTAGGAAATCTTAAAATACACCAACGgatacacacaggagagaaaccacaccactgtaatgaatgtggaaGAAGTTTCACTCGAATAGACAACCTTAAAAtgcaccaacgaattcacacaggagagaaaccacaccactgcaatgactgtgggaagagcttcactgAATTAGGACATCTTAAAAGACACCAATTAATTCACGCAGCAGCGAAACCCTGA
- the LOC117407633 gene encoding zinc finger protein 184-like isoform X9, giving the protein MKHMTEGQKQQRTTTAVRVRTDQPYSKEVSEMEAAHISPELPIRWVVSADRTVEIKEEVTELGCDQANERSLQEETPPSSITERDMKLPEVEPVPIKEETPEDLEPVHIKKEVTALEPVHMNEDSPVLQSVYIQMVVLNPITLFNVQGSHNGKSFSQLQSLAVHQPHHTGAKPHHCNKCGKSFTHLRNFKRHQRVHTGEKPHQCNKCGKRFPDVGSLKRHQRVHTGEKPYQCDECGKCFTQSGKVKKHQRVHSGEKPHQCNACGKCFTELGSLKTHQRVHTGEKPHQCSECGKRFAVLAGLKTHQRIHTGEKPHQCNECGKSFIQSGKLKRHQRVHTGEKPHQCNECEKSFAVLASLKTHQRFHTGERPYHCNQCGKLFAALRNLKTHQQIHTGEKSYQCSQCEKRFNRLANLKRHQRVHTRETTTIY; this is encoded by the exons ATGAAACACATGACTGAAGGACAGAAACAGCAACGCACAACGACTGCAGTGAGAG TGAGAACGGATCAGCCTTACTCAAAGGAAGTTTCtgagatggaagcagctcacatcagcccagagcttcctattcgatgggttgtttctgcagacaggactgttgagatcaaggaggaagtgactgagctggggtgtgaccaggccaatgagcggagcctgcaggaggaaacgccaccttctagtatcactgagagag ATATGAAGCTTCCTGAAGTGGAACCTGTCCCCATTAAAGAAGAGACTCCAGAAGATctagagcctgtccacattaagaAAGAAGTCACAGCTCTGGAACCTGTCCACATGAACGAGGATAGTCCTGTACTACAATCAGTTTATATTCAAATGgttgttctcaatcctataaccttATTCAACGTGCAGGGTTCACATAATGGGAAGAGCTTCTCTCAATTACAAAGTCTTGCAGTACACCAGCCACATCACACAGGAGCtaaaccacaccactgtaataaatgtggaaagagcttcactCATTTGAGAAactttaaaagacaccagcgagttcacacaggcgagaaacctCACCAGTGTAATAAATGTGGGAAGAGGTTCCCTGATGTAGGAagtcttaaaagacaccagcgagttcacacaggagagaaaccataccaGTGTGATGAGTGTGGAAAGTGCTTTACTCAATCAGGAAAAgttaaaaaacaccagcgagttcattcaggagagaaaccacaccagtGCAATGCATGTGGAAAGTGCTTTACAGAGTTAGGaagccttaaaacacaccagcgagttcacacaggagagaaaccacaccagtGTAGTGAATGTGGGAAACGCTTCGCTGTGTTAGCAGGCCTTAAAACACatcagcgcattcacacaggagagaaaccacatcagTGTAATGAATGTGGAAAAAGCTTCATTCAATCAGGAAaacttaaaagacaccagcgagttcacacaggagagaaaccacaccagtGTAATGAATGCGAGAAGAGCTTTGCCGTATTAGCaagccttaaaacacaccagagatttcacacaggagagagaccGTACCACTGTAATCAATGCGGGAAGCTCTTTGCTGCATTAAGaaaccttaaaacacaccagcaaattcacacaggagaaaaatcGTACCAGTGTAGTCAATGTGAGAAGAGATTTAATCGATTAGCaaatcttaaaagacaccagcgagttcacacgAGAGAAACAACAACTATATATTAA
- the LOC117407633 gene encoding zinc finger protein 184-like isoform X11 yields MEAAHISPELPIRWVVSADRTVEIKEEVTELGCDQANERSLQEETPPSSITERDMKLPEVEPVPIKEETPEDLEPVHIKKEVTALEPVHMNEDSPVLQSVYIQMVVLNPITLFNVQGSHNGKSFSQLQSLAVHQPHHTGAKPHHCNKCGKSFTHLRNFKRHQRVHTGEKPHQCNKCGKRFPDVGSLKRHQRVHTGEKPYQCDECGKCFTQSGKVKKHQRVHSGEKPHQCNACGKCFTELGSLKTHQRVHTGEKPHQCSECGKRFAVLAGLKTHQRIHTGEKPHQCNECGKSFIQSGKLKRHQRVHTGEKPHQCNECEKSFAVLASLKTHQRFHTGERPYHCNQCGKLFAALRNLKTHQQIHTGEKSYQCSQCEKRFNRLANLKRHQRVHTRETTTIY; encoded by the exons atggaagcagctcacatcagcccagagcttcctattcgatgggttgtttctgcagacaggactgttgagatcaaggaggaagtgactgagctggggtgtgaccaggccaatgagcggagcctgcaggaggaaacgccaccttctagtatcactgagagag ATATGAAGCTTCCTGAAGTGGAACCTGTCCCCATTAAAGAAGAGACTCCAGAAGATctagagcctgtccacattaagaAAGAAGTCACAGCTCTGGAACCTGTCCACATGAACGAGGATAGTCCTGTACTACAATCAGTTTATATTCAAATGgttgttctcaatcctataaccttATTCAACGTGCAGGGTTCACATAATGGGAAGAGCTTCTCTCAATTACAAAGTCTTGCAGTACACCAGCCACATCACACAGGAGCtaaaccacaccactgtaataaatgtggaaagagcttcactCATTTGAGAAactttaaaagacaccagcgagttcacacaggcgagaaacctCACCAGTGTAATAAATGTGGGAAGAGGTTCCCTGATGTAGGAagtcttaaaagacaccagcgagttcacacaggagagaaaccataccaGTGTGATGAGTGTGGAAAGTGCTTTACTCAATCAGGAAAAgttaaaaaacaccagcgagttcattcaggagagaaaccacaccagtGCAATGCATGTGGAAAGTGCTTTACAGAGTTAGGaagccttaaaacacaccagcgagttcacacaggagagaaaccacaccagtGTAGTGAATGTGGGAAACGCTTCGCTGTGTTAGCAGGCCTTAAAACACatcagcgcattcacacaggagagaaaccacatcagTGTAATGAATGTGGAAAAAGCTTCATTCAATCAGGAAaacttaaaagacaccagcgagttcacacaggagagaaaccacaccagtGTAATGAATGCGAGAAGAGCTTTGCCGTATTAGCaagccttaaaacacaccagagatttcacacaggagagagaccGTACCACTGTAATCAATGCGGGAAGCTCTTTGCTGCATTAAGaaaccttaaaacacaccagcaaattcacacaggagaaaaatcGTACCAGTGTAGTCAATGTGAGAAGAGATTTAATCGATTAGCaaatcttaaaagacaccagcgagttcacacgAGAGAAACAACAACTATATATTAA